One window from the genome of Pseudomonas sp. L5B5 encodes:
- a CDS encoding N-acetylglutaminylglutamine amidotransferase produces the protein MCGLAGELRFDHQPADLAAVERITHHLAPRGPDAWGFHSQGPIALGHRRLKIMDLSDGSAQPMVDNQLGLSLAFNGAIYNFPELRAELEAKGYAFYSGGDTEVLLKGYHAWGADLLPKLNGMFAFAIWERDSQRLFLARDRLGVKPLYLSRTGQRLRFASALPALLKGGDIDPLLDPVALNHYLNFHAVVPAPRTLLAGIEKLPPATWMRIEADGRTEQQTWWTLPYGPHADEANLTLEDWRDRVLDSTRAAVAIRQRAAVDVGVLLSGGVDSSLLVGLLREVGVDDLSTFSIGFQDAGGERGDEFQYSDLIARHYGTRHHQLRIAEHEIIEQLPAAFRAMSEPMVSHDCIAFYLLSREVAKHCKVVQSGQGADELFAGYHWYPQVDGASDPYAAYRDAFFDRSYDDYAATVQPQWLTANDAAGDFVREHFARPGAEAAVDKALRLDSTVMLVDDPVKRVDNMTMAWGLEARTPFLDYRLVELSARVPARFKLPDGGKQVLKEAARLVIPSEVIDRKKGYFPVPGLKHLEGKTLDWVRELLLDPSQDRGLFNPAMLDRLLTDPQGQLTPLRGSKLWQLAALNLWLSEQGI, from the coding sequence ATGTGCGGATTAGCTGGAGAACTACGTTTCGATCATCAACCTGCCGACCTTGCGGCAGTTGAACGCATCACCCACCACCTGGCCCCCCGCGGCCCCGACGCCTGGGGCTTCCATAGCCAGGGCCCGATCGCCCTCGGCCACCGGCGCCTGAAGATCATGGACCTGTCGGACGGCTCGGCACAGCCCATGGTCGATAATCAGCTGGGGTTGTCCCTGGCGTTCAACGGCGCGATCTACAACTTCCCCGAGCTGCGCGCCGAACTGGAAGCCAAGGGTTATGCCTTCTACTCCGGCGGCGACACCGAAGTGCTGCTCAAGGGCTACCACGCCTGGGGCGCGGACCTTCTGCCCAAGCTCAACGGCATGTTCGCCTTCGCCATCTGGGAGCGCGACAGCCAACGCCTGTTCCTGGCCCGCGATCGCCTGGGGGTCAAGCCCCTGTACCTGTCGCGCACCGGCCAGCGCTTGCGCTTCGCCTCGGCCCTGCCAGCCCTGCTCAAGGGTGGCGACATCGATCCGCTGCTCGACCCGGTGGCGCTCAACCACTACCTGAACTTCCATGCCGTGGTCCCCGCACCACGGACCCTGCTGGCCGGTATAGAAAAACTGCCCCCGGCCACCTGGATGCGCATCGAGGCCGACGGCCGCACCGAGCAGCAGACCTGGTGGACCCTGCCCTACGGTCCCCATGCCGACGAAGCCAACCTGACTCTGGAAGACTGGCGTGACCGGGTGCTGGACAGCACTCGCGCAGCGGTCGCCATCCGCCAACGGGCGGCGGTGGACGTCGGCGTGCTGCTGTCAGGTGGGGTCGACTCCAGCCTGCTGGTGGGCTTGCTGCGTGAAGTCGGGGTGGACGATCTGTCGACCTTTTCCATCGGTTTCCAGGACGCTGGCGGCGAACGGGGCGACGAGTTCCAGTATTCCGACCTGATCGCCCGCCACTACGGCACCCGCCATCATCAGTTGCGGATCGCCGAGCACGAGATCATCGAACAGTTGCCGGCGGCCTTTCGCGCCATGAGCGAGCCGATGGTCAGCCATGACTGCATCGCCTTCTACCTGCTGTCCCGGGAAGTGGCCAAGCACTGCAAGGTGGTGCAGAGCGGCCAGGGCGCCGACGAACTGTTCGCCGGCTACCACTGGTATCCACAGGTGGACGGCGCCAGCGATCCATACGCAGCCTACCGCGACGCCTTCTTCGACCGCAGCTACGACGACTACGCCGCCACCGTGCAACCGCAATGGCTGACCGCCAACGATGCCGCCGGCGATTTCGTCCGCGAGCATTTTGCCCGGCCCGGGGCCGAGGCCGCCGTGGACAAGGCCCTGCGCCTGGACAGCACGGTGATGCTGGTGGACGACCCGGTCAAGCGGGTGGACAACATGACCATGGCCTGGGGCCTGGAAGCCCGTACGCCGTTTCTCGACTACCGCCTGGTGGAGCTGTCGGCCCGGGTGCCGGCGCGCTTCAAGCTGCCCGACGGCGGCAAGCAGGTACTCAAGGAGGCCGCACGCCTGGTGATTCCCAGTGAGGTCATCGACCGCAAGAAGGGCTACTTCCCGGTGCCGGGACTCAAGCACCTGGAGGGCAAGACCCTGGATTGGGTCCGCGAACTGCTGCTGGACCCGAGCCAGGATCGCGGCCTGTTCAACCCCGCCATGCTCGACCGCCTGCTGACCGACCCCCAGGGCCA
- a CDS encoding acyltransferase family protein gives MQAHGEIKHIPALDGVRGVAILLVMFFHLKIPGFSLGWSGVPLFFVLSGFLITRILIEGRDARLSEYLRVFYLKRTLRIFPLFYAYILVNFIFLLALNRPTEGYAWYLVYLQNYHIGRQLFEAGNIPGMVAHTWSLAVEEQFYLIWPFIIYFLGRRSLVWVCALLIVVAPISRYLIVAMSDNVYMANVTLLSCLDMMAYGALIAFFSIGHFGARIVYSLFVVGCALLMYSISKLGLDAFWNPQDWVRYAPYMFTALAFVFGLPVWLLANDKGKLLARFMEFRVFAFTGKISYGLYVWHFVLFIVMEKAALKYPSILSYPVTVLCSLMLAYIVSIASYYLFEVHFLRLKDKFSQSATVPSLPDATR, from the coding sequence ATGCAGGCACACGGTGAGATCAAGCATATTCCAGCGCTGGATGGCGTGCGGGGAGTGGCCATTTTGCTGGTCATGTTCTTTCATTTGAAAATTCCCGGTTTTTCGCTCGGATGGTCCGGGGTTCCTCTTTTTTTCGTGCTGTCGGGTTTTCTGATAACAAGGATCTTGATCGAGGGGCGTGATGCAAGGCTTTCCGAGTATTTACGGGTGTTTTACCTTAAGCGCACGTTGCGAATATTTCCTTTGTTCTATGCCTACATCCTCGTCAACTTTATCTTCTTGCTGGCACTCAATCGTCCGACTGAAGGGTATGCGTGGTACCTGGTGTATCTGCAGAATTATCATATCGGCAGGCAACTGTTCGAAGCAGGCAATATTCCGGGAATGGTGGCTCATACATGGTCGCTTGCCGTGGAAGAGCAGTTTTACCTGATATGGCCATTTATCATTTATTTTCTCGGGCGCAGGAGCCTTGTCTGGGTTTGCGCCCTGCTGATCGTGGTTGCACCCATTTCCAGGTATCTGATCGTTGCCATGTCCGACAATGTATACATGGCAAACGTAACACTGCTCAGTTGCCTGGACATGATGGCCTACGGTGCGCTCATTGCCTTTTTCAGCATCGGTCATTTCGGCGCGCGGATCGTGTATTCCCTCTTTGTCGTCGGTTGTGCCCTGTTGATGTATTCCATAAGCAAACTAGGGCTCGATGCCTTCTGGAATCCACAGGATTGGGTACGTTACGCGCCATACATGTTTACCGCACTTGCTTTTGTTTTCGGGCTGCCGGTTTGGCTTCTCGCTAATGACAAGGGCAAGTTGCTTGCCAGGTTCATGGAGTTTCGGGTTTTCGCGTTTACCGGGAAAATCAGCTACGGCTTGTATGTCTGGCACTTTGTCTTGTTCATTGTCATGGAGAAGGCAGCGTTGAAGTATCCCAGTATTCTGTCTTACCCAGTCACGGTGCTGTGCTCGTTGATGCTGGCTTATATTGTTTCAATAGCCTCGTATTACCTGTTTGAAGTTCATTTCCTACGGCTTAAAGATAAATTTTCTCAATCTGCAACAGTGCCCAGCCTGCCCGACGCGACCCGCTAG